In bacterium, one genomic interval encodes:
- the bshC gene encoding bacillithiol biosynthesis cysteine-adding enzyme BshC: MPVFWIAADDHDFAEINHTYLLNRDGELVRVEYPVMPEYPVPVSEITLGNPEAIQAMHGLIRETLGESDFTESLYDQLAVNYQDGANVVVAFGRLMAQLTADYGLVLFSPADPAAKRLAKPLFAEIVERQDELHQLMGSTNRRIERASYHLQVEKNEQAIHLFYHQKGRWPIVHRDGRFQAGEYSFSKDELLAKIEESPECFSPDVLTRPIMQSFLFPTLAQMGGPSEIAYFAQINPLFEMFRLPTPVHTARPTATLVEKRHEKVMAQAEISFEELAGDIEQVINRVMAKDFPEDIEREFQQLRADLFGRFEKFSDKSLQFDPSLKEFAQQTAGKIDFSIKAFEGKVFGAHKRKSKEVRDRLYRLWHALYPNRSLQDRSLNISYFIAKYGPGVVSFLFERLDPDQSAHQLISLSEYTD; this comes from the coding sequence GTGCCGGTTTTCTGGATTGCCGCCGATGACCATGATTTTGCGGAGATCAACCACACCTACCTGCTGAATCGCGATGGAGAACTGGTTCGGGTGGAATACCCGGTCATGCCGGAGTATCCGGTGCCAGTGTCGGAGATAACACTCGGGAACCCAGAGGCGATTCAAGCGATGCATGGACTGATTCGCGAAACTTTGGGCGAGTCTGACTTCACGGAATCCCTCTACGATCAGTTGGCCGTCAACTATCAGGATGGCGCTAATGTCGTTGTGGCATTCGGCAGGCTAATGGCACAACTGACAGCCGATTATGGTCTGGTTCTGTTCTCCCCGGCGGACCCAGCTGCCAAACGACTGGCGAAACCGCTTTTTGCCGAGATAGTCGAACGGCAGGATGAGCTACATCAACTGATGGGGAGCACGAACCGTCGAATTGAACGGGCCTCATATCATCTCCAGGTGGAAAAGAATGAACAGGCGATTCATCTGTTCTATCACCAGAAGGGGAGATGGCCGATAGTTCACCGTGATGGGCGTTTTCAGGCGGGGGAGTATTCATTCAGCAAAGACGAACTATTGGCGAAGATAGAAGAGTCGCCGGAGTGCTTTTCACCCGATGTTTTGACCAGACCGATCATGCAGTCGTTCCTTTTCCCGACGCTTGCCCAGATGGGGGGACCTTCGGAGATCGCCTATTTTGCGCAGATCAATCCGTTGTTTGAGATGTTCAGGCTTCCAACGCCGGTACACACGGCTCGGCCAACGGCCACCCTGGTGGAGAAGCGGCACGAAAAAGTAATGGCCCAGGCCGAGATCAGTTTCGAAGAGCTGGCTGGAGATATTGAGCAGGTGATCAACCGGGTGATGGCGAAAGATTTCCCGGAGGATATTGAGCGAGAGTTCCAGCAACTCAGAGCGGATCTGTTCGGCAGGTTTGAGAAGTTCAGCGACAAATCGCTGCAATTTGATCCTTCGCTAAAGGAATTTGCCCAGCAAACGGCGGGGAAGATCGATTTCTCGATCAAGGCATTTGAGGGGAAAGTCTTCGGAGCACACAAACGGAAATCGAAAGAGGTCAGGGATCGACTTTACCGGCTCTGGCACGCGCTCTATCCGAATCGAAGCTTGCAGGACCGTTCTCTCAATATCAGCTATTTCATTGCCAAATACGGCCCCGGGGTGGTATCATTCCTTTTCGAACGACTTGACCCGGATCAATCAGCACATCAGCTCATTTCACTGTCGGAGTACACAGACTAA
- the bshC gene encoding bacillithiol biosynthesis BshC gives MTVRLIGPSKAFGFSNLYLDFLAGHAPASDLFVSPGYRQTAGYLDQTSFNRPQLIDLLMRQNQAFGASAKTLENIQFLAEPTTVCSFAGQQAGLFGGPLFSIIKALATVKAAKKTIGRAGSKGRAGFLDCRR, from the coding sequence TTGACAGTCAGACTGATAGGCCCTTCTAAAGCGTTCGGATTCTCCAACTTATACTTAGATTTCCTGGCCGGCCATGCGCCGGCCAGTGACCTGTTCGTGTCGCCGGGATACCGGCAAACGGCTGGTTATTTGGATCAGACTTCGTTCAATCGGCCGCAACTGATAGATTTGCTGATGAGGCAAAATCAGGCATTTGGGGCATCGGCGAAAACACTCGAAAATATCCAATTCCTGGCTGAGCCTACGACTGTCTGCAGTTTTGCTGGACAACAAGCGGGGCTGTTTGGCGGGCCGCTTTTCTCGATTATCAAGGCGCTGGCAACCGTCAAGGCCGCGAAAAAGACGATCGGAAGAGCTGGGTCGAAAGGTCGTGCCGGTTTTCTGGATTGCCGCCGATGA
- the bshB1 gene encoding bacillithiol biosynthesis deacetylase BshB1, with translation MGNNRSNAPKLDVLAIAAHPDDVEITCGGLLIKMAKKGRAVGVLDLTRGEAGTHGDEHDRASEAAEAARIMGLTWRGNLGLTDAAVEFNQENKLKIAQVVRDCKAEMVILPHWEQRHPDHLACTRLGYDASFLAGLKKVPLEGEPNRPRKILYVSYFRNFDYSFMVDISDEMEQKCQAVSAYKSQFPTFESRLMLDKFAPGLAPAQSDDQRNVFSPGVNIYDLMRTRARELGQLVKVQYAEAYTIKEHMLVDDPQKMPVASI, from the coding sequence ATGGGAAATAATCGAAGCAACGCACCAAAACTGGATGTTCTGGCAATAGCGGCGCATCCGGATGATGTTGAGATAACCTGCGGTGGTTTGCTGATCAAAATGGCGAAGAAGGGGAGAGCGGTCGGGGTGCTCGACTTGACCCGCGGCGAGGCCGGGACTCACGGGGATGAGCATGACCGGGCATCGGAAGCGGCTGAGGCGGCCCGGATAATGGGGCTGACCTGGCGGGGGAATCTTGGATTGACCGATGCTGCTGTGGAGTTCAATCAGGAGAACAAACTGAAGATCGCGCAAGTGGTGCGGGACTGCAAGGCGGAAATGGTAATCCTTCCGCATTGGGAGCAGCGCCATCCGGATCATCTCGCCTGTACTCGTCTGGGATATGATGCATCGTTTCTGGCCGGCCTGAAGAAGGTGCCGCTGGAGGGGGAACCGAATCGTCCGAGGAAGATCCTTTATGTGTCGTACTTCCGCAATTTCGATTATTCGTTTATGGTCGATATCTCGGATGAGATGGAGCAGAAGTGCCAGGCGGTGTCGGCCTACAAGTCGCAATTCCCGACATTTGAATCACGGTTGATGCTTGACAAATTTGCGCCGGGGTTGGCACCGGCACAGTCAGACGATCAGCGGAATGTCTTTTCGCCGGGGGTCAATATTTACGATCTGATGCGGACGCGGGCACGCGAACTGGGGCAGTTGGTGAAGGTTCAGTACGCCGAGGCATACACGATCAAAGAGCATATGCTGGTGGATGACCCGCAGAAGATGCCGGTGGCATCAATATAA
- the bshA gene encoding N-acetyl-alpha-D-glucosaminyl L-malate synthase BshA: MNIGITCYPVAGGSGIVATELGQQLALRGHHVHFISYALPFRLDKYQTNVFYHGVETTAYPLFKQPPYSLALASKMADVSKAYDLEVLHVHYAIPHATSAYLAKQLLIADGARVPKVITTLHGTDITLVGSDPSFYDITRFSINMSDGVTAVSNYLAEETMDVFKVTKPIRVVHNFFDEVRFKPSPNQCQRSEFANDNEFLIAHVSNFRPVKRAMDVIDIFEKIKNELPAKLLLVGEGPDTVLVRRQINKRGLQDKVIFLGNQSRVEAVLPCADLFLLPSEEESFGLAALEALACGVPVVGTSGTGLVEVVEDYRNGFLLPVGDTVSMARAGIALLRDKNRLNEFKRSAAESALRRFSAEKIVNQYEQFYHEVINGK; encoded by the coding sequence ATGAATATTGGAATAACCTGTTATCCGGTTGCCGGCGGTTCAGGGATCGTGGCTACTGAACTTGGGCAACAACTGGCATTGCGCGGACATCATGTCCATTTCATTTCATATGCGCTGCCCTTCCGCCTGGATAAATATCAGACCAACGTGTTCTACCATGGGGTGGAAACAACCGCGTATCCGTTGTTCAAACAGCCGCCCTATTCATTGGCGCTGGCCTCAAAGATGGCGGATGTCTCCAAAGCGTACGACCTTGAAGTGCTGCACGTGCACTATGCAATACCGCATGCAACATCGGCATATCTTGCAAAACAGTTATTGATCGCCGATGGCGCGAGAGTTCCCAAAGTGATAACGACCTTGCACGGAACCGATATCACGCTGGTTGGATCGGATCCGTCGTTTTACGATATCACGCGTTTCTCTATTAATATGTCCGATGGAGTCACGGCGGTCTCGAATTACCTGGCCGAAGAGACGATGGACGTTTTCAAAGTGACGAAGCCTATTCGTGTGGTACACAACTTCTTCGATGAAGTTCGATTTAAGCCAAGTCCGAACCAGTGCCAGCGTTCCGAGTTTGCCAATGACAACGAATTCCTGATCGCGCACGTCTCGAATTTCCGGCCGGTCAAGCGGGCGATGGATGTGATCGACATATTTGAGAAGATCAAAAACGAACTTCCGGCCAAGTTACTGCTGGTTGGCGAGGGCCCTGACACCGTGCTGGTCCGACGACAGATCAACAAACGAGGACTCCAGGATAAGGTGATCTTCCTGGGTAACCAGAGCCGGGTTGAAGCAGTGCTGCCGTGCGCCGATCTGTTCCTTCTTCCGTCTGAAGAGGAGTCTTTCGGCTTGGCGGCACTTGAAGCGCTGGCCTGCGGCGTTCCGGTCGTGGGGACTTCGGGTACCGGTCTGGTTGAAGTGGTGGAAGATTATCGTAACGGTTTCCTGCTGCCGGTAGGAGACACGGTGTCGATGGCTCGGGCCGGGATCGCGCTGTTGCGTGACAAAAACAGATTGAACGAATTCAAACGATCGGCTGCCGAGAGCGCACTCCGACGCTTCAGCGCGGAGAAGATCGTCAATCAATACGAACAATTCTATCATGAAGTGATCAATGGGAAATAA